The Rhinoderma darwinii isolate aRhiDar2 chromosome 8, aRhiDar2.hap1, whole genome shotgun sequence genome has a window encoding:
- the ZDHHC12 gene encoding palmitoyltransferase ZDHHC12 isoform X1: protein MFHSVWGSGCGIRTVHTLLTVGVTLVLLLHDIDLYPQEDVWRHLQALVFVLMVTCSMALYYGVSLMDPGYVLTDSDEKYQPFPANEERETVSLNSAAVRMRRCGYCLLKQPMRARHCKSCKRCVRRYDHHCPWIENCVGEKNHRVFILYLALQLLVLLWAFRIAWSGFYSALTWSEWLRDNIILLVAFIVICVVTVVVILLLVIHLYLISCNVTTWEFMSHHRISYLKQCDFDTNPFDRGLIRNFWSFFCMCGNVVWERVYFRDTYNPV from the exons ATGTTTCATAGCGTGTGGGGCTCCGGTTGCGGGATTAGGACGGTGCACACGCTGCTCACCGTCGGGGTGACACTGGTGCTGCTCCTGCATGACATTG ATCTTTATCCCCAGGAGGATGTCTGGCGGCATCTGCAGGCGCTGGTGTTTGTATTGATGGTCACATGCTCCATGGCGCTGTATTATGGAGTGTCCCTTATGGACCCGGGTTATGTACTGACTGACTCTGATGAGAAG TATCAGCCTTTCCCAGCGAATGAAGAGCGGGAGACGGTGTCACTGAACTCCGCCGCGGTACGGATGAGGCGCTGCGGATACTGCCTGTTAAAG cagccaatgagggCTCGACACTGCAAATCCTGCAAGCGCTGCGTGCGGAGATATGATCACCACTGCCCTTGGATTGAGAACTGTGTTGGAGAGAAGAACCACAGAGTCTTCATCTTGTACTTGGCTCTTCAGCTGCTGGTGCTACTCTGGGCTTTCCGCATCGCTTg GTCTGGATTTTACTCTGCGCTAACCTGGAGCGAGTGGCTGCGTGACAACATCATCTTACTCGTGGCCTTCATTGTGATTTGCGTCGTCACGGTTGTGGTGATACTGCTGCTTGTAATCCACCTGTACCTCATCTCCTGCAATGTCACCACCTGGGAGTTCATGTCCCACCATCGCATCTCCTACTTGAAGCAGTGTGACTTTGACACTAACCCCTTTGACAGGGGCCTCATCCGCAACTTCTGGAGCTTCTTCTGTATGTGCGGTAATGTGGTCTGGGAACGGGTTTATTTCAGAGACACTTATAACCCAGTATGA
- the ZDHHC12 gene encoding palmitoyltransferase ZDHHC12 isoform X3 encodes MFHSVWGSGCGIRTVHTLLTVGVTLVLLLHDIDLYPQEDVWRHLQALVFVLMVTCSMALYYGVSLMDPGYVLTDSDEKPFPANEERETVSLNSAAVRMRRCGYCLLKQPMRARHCKSCKRCVRRYDHHCPWIENCVGEKNHRVFILYLALQLLVLLWAFRIAWSGFYSALTWSEWLRDNIILLVAFIVICVVTVVVILLLVIHLYLISCNVTTWEFMSHHRISYLKQCDFDTNPFDRGLIRNFWSFFCMCGNVVWERVYFRDTYNPV; translated from the exons ATGTTTCATAGCGTGTGGGGCTCCGGTTGCGGGATTAGGACGGTGCACACGCTGCTCACCGTCGGGGTGACACTGGTGCTGCTCCTGCATGACATTG ATCTTTATCCCCAGGAGGATGTCTGGCGGCATCTGCAGGCGCTGGTGTTTGTATTGATGGTCACATGCTCCATGGCGCTGTATTATGGAGTGTCCCTTATGGACCCGGGTTATGTACTGACTGACTCTGATGAGAAG CCTTTCCCAGCGAATGAAGAGCGGGAGACGGTGTCACTGAACTCCGCCGCGGTACGGATGAGGCGCTGCGGATACTGCCTGTTAAAG cagccaatgagggCTCGACACTGCAAATCCTGCAAGCGCTGCGTGCGGAGATATGATCACCACTGCCCTTGGATTGAGAACTGTGTTGGAGAGAAGAACCACAGAGTCTTCATCTTGTACTTGGCTCTTCAGCTGCTGGTGCTACTCTGGGCTTTCCGCATCGCTTg GTCTGGATTTTACTCTGCGCTAACCTGGAGCGAGTGGCTGCGTGACAACATCATCTTACTCGTGGCCTTCATTGTGATTTGCGTCGTCACGGTTGTGGTGATACTGCTGCTTGTAATCCACCTGTACCTCATCTCCTGCAATGTCACCACCTGGGAGTTCATGTCCCACCATCGCATCTCCTACTTGAAGCAGTGTGACTTTGACACTAACCCCTTTGACAGGGGCCTCATCCGCAACTTCTGGAGCTTCTTCTGTATGTGCGGTAATGTGGTCTGGGAACGGGTTTATTTCAGAGACACTTATAACCCAGTATGA
- the ZDHHC12 gene encoding palmitoyltransferase ZDHHC12 isoform X2: MFHSVWGSGCGIRTVHTLLTVGVTLVLLLHDIDLYPQEDVWRHLQALVFVLMVTCSMALYYGVSLMDPGYVLTDSDEKYQPFPANEERETVSLNSAAVRMRRCGYCLLKPMRARHCKSCKRCVRRYDHHCPWIENCVGEKNHRVFILYLALQLLVLLWAFRIAWSGFYSALTWSEWLRDNIILLVAFIVICVVTVVVILLLVIHLYLISCNVTTWEFMSHHRISYLKQCDFDTNPFDRGLIRNFWSFFCMCGNVVWERVYFRDTYNPV, from the exons ATGTTTCATAGCGTGTGGGGCTCCGGTTGCGGGATTAGGACGGTGCACACGCTGCTCACCGTCGGGGTGACACTGGTGCTGCTCCTGCATGACATTG ATCTTTATCCCCAGGAGGATGTCTGGCGGCATCTGCAGGCGCTGGTGTTTGTATTGATGGTCACATGCTCCATGGCGCTGTATTATGGAGTGTCCCTTATGGACCCGGGTTATGTACTGACTGACTCTGATGAGAAG TATCAGCCTTTCCCAGCGAATGAAGAGCGGGAGACGGTGTCACTGAACTCCGCCGCGGTACGGATGAGGCGCTGCGGATACTGCCTGTTAAAG ccaatgagggCTCGACACTGCAAATCCTGCAAGCGCTGCGTGCGGAGATATGATCACCACTGCCCTTGGATTGAGAACTGTGTTGGAGAGAAGAACCACAGAGTCTTCATCTTGTACTTGGCTCTTCAGCTGCTGGTGCTACTCTGGGCTTTCCGCATCGCTTg GTCTGGATTTTACTCTGCGCTAACCTGGAGCGAGTGGCTGCGTGACAACATCATCTTACTCGTGGCCTTCATTGTGATTTGCGTCGTCACGGTTGTGGTGATACTGCTGCTTGTAATCCACCTGTACCTCATCTCCTGCAATGTCACCACCTGGGAGTTCATGTCCCACCATCGCATCTCCTACTTGAAGCAGTGTGACTTTGACACTAACCCCTTTGACAGGGGCCTCATCCGCAACTTCTGGAGCTTCTTCTGTATGTGCGGTAATGTGGTCTGGGAACGGGTTTATTTCAGAGACACTTATAACCCAGTATGA